Proteins from a genomic interval of Daphnia pulex isolate KAP4 chromosome 4, ASM2113471v1:
- the LOC124192930 gene encoding WD repeat-containing protein 26-like isoform X1 — protein MQQQQATAAKNGCSSKDANNGNKNDDGIESLYGLKEVDGVVGGIKHGLLHSDADPSFAELDGLIQPKNVSKTDQEIVRIIGQHLTSIGLHRSAEVLMQESGCRLDHPAAAKFCQHVMDGDWNKAEMDLSELKNVLVCPQNLVEMKFLLQEQKYLECLEDGRVMEALNVLRHELTPLGHNVVRVHELSGFMMCSTGEELREIARWQGKGHVSRGALMERLQRFLPASIMLPPRRLQTLLTQAVDSQKERCPYHNVKSNAPFDNVSLLSDHLCSKDQLPLETWQVLNDHCDEVWFCRFSPDGTKLATGSKDTTVMIWNVDPENCSLTHLKTLEGHSYGVAYLSWSPDSSHLAACGPDDCPELWVWQVETGQLRVKLSHASEDSLTSCSWHPDGRRFVAGGCRGQFYLCDLEGNVLESWEGVRVQALAWKADGKTVLAADTHHRIRGYNFDDLTDCNILQEDHPIMSFTVNSTGRLALLNVATQGVHLWDLQDRILVRKYQGLTQGFYTIHSGFGGLGQEFIASGSEDNKVFVWHIRRELPLATLTGHSRTVNCVHWNPRWPHLLASASDDGTVRLWGPSQECRTAAAAAAAATAASTQATTNNSAAAPGSAVTNHSSGSPKPSSNSGHPTFIGGASNGS, from the exons atgcagcagcagcaagctaCAGCA GCCAAGAATGGCTGTTCATCAAAAGATGCCAATAATGGCAATAAAAACGACGACGGAATAGAGTCGCTCTACGGATTGAAGGAAGTCGACGGCGTCGTGGGAGGCATCAAGCATGGATTACTTCATTCCGACGCCGATCCGAGTTTCGCCGAATTGGATGGGCTCATTCAGCCCAAAAACGTTTCGAAAACTGACCAGGAGATTGTGCGCATCATCGGCCAGCATTTGACCTCGATAGGACTCCA TCGGAGCGCAGAGGTGCTCATGCAAGAGTCGGGGTGCAGATTGGACCACCCGGCCGCCGCCAAGTTCTGCCAGCACGTCATGGATGGCGATTGGAATAAGGCCGAGATGGATCTGAGCGAATTGAAGAATGTCCTGGTCTGCCCTCAGAATTTggtggaaatgaaattcctgCTCCAGGAGCAGAAATACCTCGAGTGCCTGGAAGATGGTCGTGTTATGGAGGCGCTGAACGTTCTGCGCCACGAGTTGACGCCTCTCGGACACAATGTGGTACGCGTTCACGAGCTCTCCGGTTTTATGATGTGCTCCACTGGCGAAGAGCTGCGCGAAATTGCCCGATGGCAGGGCAAAGGACACGTGTCACGCGGAGCTCTCATGGAGAGACTTCAGCGCTTCTTGCCCGCCTCAATCATGTTACCTCCTAGAAG GCTCCAGACTTTGCTGACGCAAGCCGTGGATTCCCAGAAGGAGCGCTGTCCCTATCATAATGTGAAATCTAATGCCCCTTTTGACAACGTCTCTCTGTTGAGTGATCACCTGTGCTCCAA gGATCAGCTTCCATTGGAGACGTGGCAAGTTCTCAACGATCACTGTGATGAAGTTTGGTTCTGTCGCTTCTCCCCCGACGGCACCAAACTTGCTACCGGATCTAAAGACACCACTGTGATGATTTGGAATGTTGATCCG GAAAACTGTTCGCTGACGCATTTGAAGACGCTAGAAGGCCATTCGTACGGCGTGGCTTATTTATCGTGGAGCCCAGACAGCAGCCACCTGGCCGCGTGTGGTCCAGACGATTGTCCGGAACTGTGGGTTTGGCAAGTGGAGACGGGACAACTTCGGGTCAAACTGTCACACGCATCCGAGGACTCGCTGACGTCGTGCTCCTGGCACCCGGATGGAAGACGCTTTGTGGCCGGCGGTTGCCGTGGCCAATTTTATCTTTGC GATTTGGAGGGCAACGTTCTGGAATCGTGGGAGGGAGTTCGCGTCCAGGCATTGGCCTGGAAGGCGGACGGCAAGACTGTGTTGGCCGCTGACACGCATCATCGCATTCGTGGTTACAATTTCGATGACCTGACCGACTGCAACAT ATTACAGGAAGACCATCCCATTATGTCGTTCACGGTCAACAGTACAGGCCGTTTGGCTTTGCTCAACGTCGCCACTCAGGGTGTCCACCTGTGGGATCTTCAG GATCGCATTTTGGTACGCAAGTACCAAGGCTTGACCCAAGGCTTTTACACGATCCACTCAGGTTTTGGTGGACTAGGACAAGAGTTCATTGCCAGCGGCAGCGAAG ATAACAAGGTCTTTGTATGGCACATACGTCGCGAATTACCTCTGGCAACACTGACGGGTCACTCCAGAACGGTCAATTGTGTTCACTGGAACCCGCGTTGGCCCCATCTCCTCGCTTCAGCTTCAGATGATGGTACAGTACGCCTGTGGGGCCCGTCGCAGGAGTGccgaactgctgctgctgctgctgctgccgccaccgccgccagtACCCAAGCCACTACTAATAATTCGGCCGCTGCTCCAGGATCGGCCGTCACTAATCATTCGTCTGGTAGCCCCAAACCATCGTCTAACTCAG GTCACCCAACTTTTATTGGCGGTGCGTCGAATGGATCCTAG
- the LOC124192930 gene encoding WD repeat-containing protein 26-like isoform X2 — protein MQQQQATAAKNGCSSKDANNGNKNDDGIESLYGLKEVDGVVGGIKHGLLHSDADPSFAELDGLIQPKNVSKTDQEIVRIIGQHLTSIGLHRSAEVLMQESGCRLDHPAAAKFCQHVMDGDWNKAEMDLSELKNVLVCPQNLVEMKFLLQEQKYLECLEDGRVMEALNVLRHELTPLGHNVVRVHELSGFMMCSTGEELREIARWQGKGHVSRGALMERLQRFLPASIMLPPRRLQTLLTQAVDSQKERCPYHNVKSNAPFDNVSLLSDHLCSKDQLPLETWQVLNDHCDEVWFCRFSPDGTKLATGSKDTTVMIWNVDPENCSLTHLKTLEGHSYGVAYLSWSPDSSHLAACGPDDCPELWVWQVETGQLRVKLSHASEDSLTSCSWHPDGRRFVAGGCRGQFYLCDLEGNVLESWEGVRVQALAWKADGKTVLAADTHHRIRGYNFDDLTDCNILQEDHPIMSFTVNSTGRLALLNVATQGVHLWDLQDRILVRKYQGLTQGFYTIHSGFGGLGQEFIASGSEDNKVFVWHIRRELPLATLTGHSRTVNCVHWNPRWPHLLASASDDGTVRLWGPSQECRTAAAAAAAATAASTQATTNNSAAAPGSAVTNHSSGSPKPSSNSGP, from the exons atgcagcagcagcaagctaCAGCA GCCAAGAATGGCTGTTCATCAAAAGATGCCAATAATGGCAATAAAAACGACGACGGAATAGAGTCGCTCTACGGATTGAAGGAAGTCGACGGCGTCGTGGGAGGCATCAAGCATGGATTACTTCATTCCGACGCCGATCCGAGTTTCGCCGAATTGGATGGGCTCATTCAGCCCAAAAACGTTTCGAAAACTGACCAGGAGATTGTGCGCATCATCGGCCAGCATTTGACCTCGATAGGACTCCA TCGGAGCGCAGAGGTGCTCATGCAAGAGTCGGGGTGCAGATTGGACCACCCGGCCGCCGCCAAGTTCTGCCAGCACGTCATGGATGGCGATTGGAATAAGGCCGAGATGGATCTGAGCGAATTGAAGAATGTCCTGGTCTGCCCTCAGAATTTggtggaaatgaaattcctgCTCCAGGAGCAGAAATACCTCGAGTGCCTGGAAGATGGTCGTGTTATGGAGGCGCTGAACGTTCTGCGCCACGAGTTGACGCCTCTCGGACACAATGTGGTACGCGTTCACGAGCTCTCCGGTTTTATGATGTGCTCCACTGGCGAAGAGCTGCGCGAAATTGCCCGATGGCAGGGCAAAGGACACGTGTCACGCGGAGCTCTCATGGAGAGACTTCAGCGCTTCTTGCCCGCCTCAATCATGTTACCTCCTAGAAG GCTCCAGACTTTGCTGACGCAAGCCGTGGATTCCCAGAAGGAGCGCTGTCCCTATCATAATGTGAAATCTAATGCCCCTTTTGACAACGTCTCTCTGTTGAGTGATCACCTGTGCTCCAA gGATCAGCTTCCATTGGAGACGTGGCAAGTTCTCAACGATCACTGTGATGAAGTTTGGTTCTGTCGCTTCTCCCCCGACGGCACCAAACTTGCTACCGGATCTAAAGACACCACTGTGATGATTTGGAATGTTGATCCG GAAAACTGTTCGCTGACGCATTTGAAGACGCTAGAAGGCCATTCGTACGGCGTGGCTTATTTATCGTGGAGCCCAGACAGCAGCCACCTGGCCGCGTGTGGTCCAGACGATTGTCCGGAACTGTGGGTTTGGCAAGTGGAGACGGGACAACTTCGGGTCAAACTGTCACACGCATCCGAGGACTCGCTGACGTCGTGCTCCTGGCACCCGGATGGAAGACGCTTTGTGGCCGGCGGTTGCCGTGGCCAATTTTATCTTTGC GATTTGGAGGGCAACGTTCTGGAATCGTGGGAGGGAGTTCGCGTCCAGGCATTGGCCTGGAAGGCGGACGGCAAGACTGTGTTGGCCGCTGACACGCATCATCGCATTCGTGGTTACAATTTCGATGACCTGACCGACTGCAACAT ATTACAGGAAGACCATCCCATTATGTCGTTCACGGTCAACAGTACAGGCCGTTTGGCTTTGCTCAACGTCGCCACTCAGGGTGTCCACCTGTGGGATCTTCAG GATCGCATTTTGGTACGCAAGTACCAAGGCTTGACCCAAGGCTTTTACACGATCCACTCAGGTTTTGGTGGACTAGGACAAGAGTTCATTGCCAGCGGCAGCGAAG ATAACAAGGTCTTTGTATGGCACATACGTCGCGAATTACCTCTGGCAACACTGACGGGTCACTCCAGAACGGTCAATTGTGTTCACTGGAACCCGCGTTGGCCCCATCTCCTCGCTTCAGCTTCAGATGATGGTACAGTACGCCTGTGGGGCCCGTCGCAGGAGTGccgaactgctgctgctgctgctgctgccgccaccgccgccagtACCCAAGCCACTACTAATAATTCGGCCGCTGCTCCAGGATCGGCCGTCACTAATCATTCGTCTGGTAGCCCCAAACCATCGTCTAACTCAGGTCCGTAA